The following proteins come from a genomic window of Rhodocyclaceae bacterium:
- a CDS encoding TonB-dependent receptor: protein MKKPILRGLSRHSQYALLLLALPSLAHSQERSLKEVEIRGTRATERIELDQPSAVGSRIGLTPRETPASVEILDQETIQRLGARTLTEAMALAAGVTTGVPGGAPGVVSMRGFTGNAITYLFDGTRIQGASMTARPMDSWNFERVEILRGPASVLYGEGALVGAMNFVPRRPNREVATAEALVSYGSFDTLRTAAGIGGALGKSSAFRIDFSRNATGGFIDRTRGEMLNLTSGVSTDFGSGVRLDLSFDYAKDDFQGYWGTPIIPASVARNPTGLVNDARGWVFDRALERTNYNVTDNVFRSDSVIGRAKLTWRASEAITLRNEFYYYKSDRRWKNAEAYTFNTGANLMDRSLVQIDHDHTLVGNRLDLTHRGELFGLRNRFVGGAEVSFTHFTNPRRFSNGNPVAMRTSVFDPAPGFYPGDPALFSGAGNQTDFTTKIPVYSVFAENAINLSPAWIALAGVRHESITVDRTVVDLAPGVARQEFSRTYSPTSWRLGTVYSITPTTQLYGQYSNAVAPVATVLLISQANSLFPLTRGTAFEVGMKQSVLGDRVEWTLALYDIEQTNVTTRDPANPNVTTNVGKQSSRGVELAAAVRATRQLTFSGSLALVDARFDTLIEAGNANRAGNTPPNVPDRVANARMTYRFSGMPVEIGAGVRHIGAFYTNNSNTTRVNDATLFDAFAGWRVGNGTLGVRVRNIGDRLWATWTGASQNQVILGEPRSFELSFQAAF, encoded by the coding sequence ATGAAAAAGCCCATCCTGCGCGGTCTCAGCCGCCATTCACAGTACGCCTTGCTGCTGCTCGCGCTGCCGTCACTCGCCCACTCACAGGAACGTTCACTGAAGGAAGTGGAGATCCGCGGGACGCGCGCCACCGAGCGCATCGAACTGGACCAACCAAGCGCCGTTGGCAGCCGAATCGGGCTCACCCCGCGCGAGACGCCGGCGAGCGTGGAAATCCTCGATCAGGAAACAATCCAGCGCCTGGGCGCGCGCACGCTCACCGAAGCCATGGCCCTGGCCGCAGGCGTCACGACCGGCGTTCCCGGGGGTGCGCCGGGAGTGGTTTCGATGCGTGGCTTCACGGGAAACGCCATCACCTACCTTTTCGACGGCACCCGGATCCAGGGCGCCTCGATGACTGCGCGGCCGATGGACTCCTGGAACTTCGAGCGGGTCGAGATCCTTCGCGGCCCGGCCTCGGTGCTCTATGGCGAGGGCGCGCTCGTAGGCGCGATGAACTTCGTTCCCCGCCGCCCCAACCGGGAGGTCGCGACCGCTGAAGCGCTGGTCAGCTACGGAAGCTTCGACACACTGCGCACCGCAGCAGGCATCGGCGGGGCACTCGGCAAATCAAGCGCGTTTCGCATCGACTTCAGCCGAAACGCCACCGGCGGCTTCATCGACCGGACGCGCGGCGAGATGCTCAATCTGACGAGCGGTGTGAGCACCGATTTCGGCAGCGGGGTGCGACTCGATCTGTCATTCGACTACGCGAAGGACGATTTCCAGGGCTATTGGGGCACCCCGATCATTCCCGCGTCGGTCGCACGCAACCCGACCGGTCTGGTCAATGACGCGCGGGGTTGGGTGTTCGACCGTGCGCTCGAGCGGACCAACTACAACGTGACCGACAACGTTTTTCGCAGTGATTCAGTGATCGGCCGGGCGAAACTCACATGGCGCGCAAGCGAGGCCATCACGCTTCGCAACGAGTTCTATTATTACAAGTCGGATCGACGGTGGAAGAACGCCGAGGCATACACCTTCAACACCGGGGCGAACCTGATGGACCGCTCCCTGGTGCAGATCGACCACGACCATACGCTGGTAGGCAACCGGCTTGATCTGACCCACCGCGGCGAGCTGTTCGGCCTGCGCAACCGGTTCGTCGGCGGTGCAGAGGTCAGCTTCACCCACTTCACCAACCCGCGCCGATTCAGCAACGGAAATCCGGTTGCAATGCGCACCAGCGTCTTCGATCCGGCGCCGGGCTTCTATCCGGGTGATCCTGCGCTCTTCTCGGGCGCCGGCAATCAGACGGACTTCACCACCAAGATTCCCGTCTACTCGGTGTTCGCGGAGAACGCGATCAACCTGAGCCCTGCCTGGATCGCGCTCGCGGGCGTGCGTCATGAGAGCATCACGGTCGATCGCACGGTGGTCGATCTCGCCCCGGGTGTCGCCAGACAGGAATTCTCGAGGACCTACTCGCCGACCTCCTGGCGACTGGGTACGGTCTACAGCATCACGCCCACGACACAGCTGTACGGTCAGTACAGCAACGCGGTCGCTCCAGTAGCCACGGTACTGCTGATTTCCCAGGCCAACTCGCTGTTTCCACTGACCCGCGGCACGGCGTTCGAGGTCGGCATGAAGCAGAGTGTCCTGGGCGATCGCGTCGAATGGACGCTCGCGCTGTATGACATCGAACAGACCAACGTGACCACGCGCGACCCTGCCAACCCGAACGTCACGACCAACGTCGGCAAGCAGTCCTCGCGCGGCGTCGAACTGGCCGCTGCGGTCCGGGCGACCCGCCAGTTGACGTTCTCCGGAAGCCTGGCGCTGGTCGACGCCCGTTTCGACACGTTGATCGAGGCAGGAAACGCCAACCGGGCTGGCAACACCCCGCCGAACGTTCCTGACCGGGTGGCCAACGCCCGCATGACCTACCGCTTCTCCGGGATGCCGGTCGAGATCGGCGCCGGCGTGCGTCATATCGGTGCCTTCTACACCAACAACTCGAACACTACGCGGGTGAACGATGCGACCCTGTTCGACGCGTTCGCCGGATGGCGGGTCGGCAACGGGACTCTCGGGGTGCGCGTGCGCAACATCGGCGATCGGCTCTGGGCAACGTGGACCGGCGCCAGCCAGAATCAGGTCATCCTGGGCGAGCCACGCAGCTTCGAACTGTCTTTCCAGGCGGCGTTCTGA
- a CDS encoding alpha/beta fold hydrolase produces the protein MNKELVEFKSEGVTLRADFYKPAGGVGPHPTIVMGGGWCYVKELIQPEYAKYFVEAGYACLVFDYRNLGESDGTPRQHINPWEQIEDYRNAISYAETRKDVDCSRIGIWGISYSGAHVLAVGALDSRVRSIVSIVPMCNGLYNMRRSMSNVGFREFMALIESDRRQRFLTGEHGRILHSAHPHEAASTFPAPETWPVFKKFKETTAPNHEHWTTVQSAEYVLAYDIAPYLERIIYTPTLMITSAYDDITMTEIEVPYFNRIPCPRKKLVQIGGGASHMSIYENLDHLAIAGEAGRDWMREYL, from the coding sequence ATGAACAAGGAACTGGTGGAGTTCAAGAGTGAAGGCGTCACGCTGAGGGCGGACTTTTACAAGCCGGCTGGTGGCGTCGGCCCGCATCCGACGATCGTCATGGGAGGCGGTTGGTGCTATGTGAAGGAGCTGATCCAGCCCGAGTATGCGAAGTACTTCGTCGAAGCAGGGTACGCCTGCCTGGTGTTCGACTATAGAAACCTCGGTGAGAGTGACGGTACGCCGCGCCAGCACATCAATCCATGGGAGCAGATCGAGGATTACCGAAACGCCATTTCATATGCAGAGACGCGCAAGGATGTCGATTGCAGCCGCATCGGCATCTGGGGAATTTCCTACTCGGGTGCGCATGTGCTGGCCGTTGGCGCACTAGACTCTCGGGTTCGTTCGATCGTTTCGATCGTGCCGATGTGCAACGGCCTGTACAACATGCGCAGATCGATGAGCAACGTGGGGTTTCGCGAGTTCATGGCACTGATCGAGTCCGACCGGCGCCAACGTTTCCTCACCGGCGAGCATGGCCGGATTCTCCACTCCGCCCATCCGCACGAAGCAGCATCCACGTTTCCGGCGCCTGAGACCTGGCCCGTATTCAAGAAGTTCAAGGAGACGACCGCCCCCAATCATGAGCACTGGACGACCGTGCAGTCGGCCGAGTACGTGCTCGCCTACGATATCGCGCCCTACCTGGAACGGATCATCTACACGCCGACGTTGATGATTACCTCGGCCTACGACGACATCACGATGACCGAGATAGAGGTGCCCTACTTCAACCGGATCCCGTGCCCGCGGAAGAAGCTCGTCCAGATCGGCGGAGGCGCATCACACATGTCTATCTATGAGAATCTTGACCATCTGGCGATCGCCGGGGAAGCGGGCCGCGACTGGATGCGCGAGTATCTCTGA
- a CDS encoding ABC transporter ATP-binding protein: MNPSVKPLSDRLKLQAEQLRVLRSGKEVLSGVSFKVAGGEVYGLLGGNGAGKSTTLAAFLGFVPAASGRVVVDGLDVGSDLAAARRAIAYLPEAASLYEHLDARENLDYFLQLAGMRCSADEIDLALDRVSLGAEARGLKLRGYSKGMRQKVAIALAILRDTGILLLDEPTSGLDPTAIDEFHGLVRGLADAGKAILMVTHDVYGACQVADRIGLLHGGHLVAQFEAPPGGRIDTETVHRAFSSRAAA; encoded by the coding sequence ATGAATCCAAGTGTCAAGCCCCTTTCCGACAGGCTGAAGCTGCAGGCCGAACAGCTGCGCGTGCTTCGATCCGGGAAGGAAGTGCTGTCTGGCGTGAGCTTCAAGGTGGCGGGCGGCGAGGTCTACGGGCTTCTGGGCGGCAACGGTGCAGGCAAGTCGACGACCCTGGCCGCCTTCCTCGGCTTCGTGCCCGCCGCCAGCGGCCGGGTTGTCGTCGATGGCCTCGATGTCGGTTCCGATCTGGCGGCTGCCCGCCGCGCCATCGCCTACCTGCCGGAAGCGGCCTCGCTGTACGAGCATCTCGATGCCCGCGAGAACCTGGACTATTTCCTGCAGCTGGCCGGCATGCGATGCAGCGCGGACGAGATCGACCTGGCGCTTGACCGTGTCTCGCTGGGTGCCGAGGCGAGAGGCCTCAAGTTGCGAGGCTATTCCAAGGGCATGCGCCAGAAGGTGGCCATTGCCCTGGCCATCCTTCGCGACACCGGCATCCTGCTGCTGGACGAACCGACGTCCGGGCTGGATCCCACGGCCATCGACGAATTCCACGGACTGGTGCGCGGCCTTGCCGATGCCGGCAAGGCCATACTGATGGTGACGCACGATGTCTACGGCGCCTGCCAGGTGGCGGATCGCATCGGCCTGCTGCATGGCGGGCACCTGGTGGCCCAGTTCGAAGCGCCTCCCGGGGGCCGCATCGACACCGAGACCGTGCATCGCGCGTTCTCATCCCGGGCCGCAGCATGA
- a CDS encoding DUF3526 domain-containing protein yields MKRLRVIAGAEWRYWLRSRLALGGALLMAGLLLATTAVTTLRMQGEAAERAHHQAKAEAAFLAQPARHPHRMVHYGHYVFRTPTPLAGFDPGLDPVTGQSIFLEGHRQNTPMFAPSGASADLGGFSWLSPAMVYQLFGPLLVILLGHGLIAREREAGTLATLLAQGAPGRLLLAGKATALLSVIVLMSLPLALSAALAVRDGDPPLAAVALVGVYLLYLSIWGALALLASALLRRRTAVLAALATLWVVLTLVLPAVAVSATSNAAPMAGKLETDLVMLSDLRKLGDGYNVNDPAFARLRAELLAEHGVQRVEDLPVNLRGLVAQASEQKLTDTLNTYARAQMAAETRQAIVLASHGWFTPLLAVADASRALAGTDLAHHHRFLQEAEALRFAFVQGLNRVHAEKLSFSDDIRRSSDAQAEARTRVDASHWRLLDRFAFEPDAACSRLARSQSQWLMLCAWFAFLVGAGAWVGGRLKP; encoded by the coding sequence ATGAAACGCCTGCGGGTGATCGCCGGCGCCGAATGGCGCTATTGGCTGCGTTCACGGCTGGCGCTGGGCGGCGCCCTGCTGATGGCGGGGCTGCTGCTTGCGACCACGGCGGTCACCACGCTGCGGATGCAGGGTGAGGCCGCCGAGCGCGCGCACCACCAGGCCAAGGCCGAGGCAGCCTTCCTGGCGCAACCCGCCCGCCACCCGCATCGCATGGTGCACTACGGGCACTACGTGTTTCGCACGCCGACACCCCTGGCTGGATTCGACCCGGGGCTGGATCCCGTGACCGGACAGTCGATCTTCCTCGAAGGCCACCGGCAGAACACGCCCATGTTCGCGCCATCCGGTGCCAGCGCGGATCTCGGGGGCTTCAGCTGGCTGAGCCCCGCGATGGTGTACCAGCTGTTCGGTCCCCTGCTGGTGATCCTGCTGGGGCATGGCCTGATCGCCCGCGAACGCGAGGCCGGCACGCTGGCAACCCTGCTTGCGCAGGGCGCGCCCGGTCGGCTGCTGCTTGCGGGCAAGGCGACTGCGCTGCTGTCCGTCATCGTGTTGATGTCATTGCCGCTCGCGCTGAGCGCAGCCCTGGCCGTGCGTGATGGCGATCCGCCACTGGCTGCGGTGGCCCTGGTGGGTGTCTACCTGCTGTACCTGTCGATCTGGGGTGCACTGGCCTTGCTCGCCTCGGCGCTGCTCAGGCGCCGCACGGCCGTGCTCGCGGCGCTGGCAACGCTGTGGGTCGTGCTGACCCTGGTGCTGCCCGCCGTTGCCGTCAGTGCGACTTCGAACGCCGCGCCGATGGCCGGCAAGCTCGAGACCGACCTCGTGATGTTGTCCGACCTGCGCAAGCTGGGCGATGGCTACAACGTGAACGATCCTGCCTTTGCCCGGTTGCGTGCCGAGCTGCTGGCCGAACACGGCGTGCAACGCGTCGAAGACCTGCCGGTGAACCTGCGTGGCCTCGTTGCACAGGCCAGCGAGCAGAAGCTCACCGACACGCTGAATACCTATGCCCGGGCGCAGATGGCGGCGGAAACGCGCCAGGCGATCGTGCTGGCCAGCCATGGCTGGTTCACGCCACTGCTTGCAGTGGCCGATGCGTCGCGTGCGCTTGCCGGCACCGATCTCGCTCACCACCATCGTTTCCTGCAGGAGGCCGAGGCCCTGCGCTTCGCCTTCGTGCAGGGCCTGAACCGGGTACATGCCGAAAAGCTGTCCTTCAGCGACGACATCCGTCGCAGCAGCGATGCACAGGCCGAGGCGCGAACGCGCGTGGATGCCAGCCACTGGCGGTTGCTCGACCGCTTCGCGTTCGAGCCGGATGCGGCATGCAGCCGACTCGCCCGGTCGCAGTCCCAGTGGCTGATGCTCTGTGCGTGGTTCGCTTTCCTGGTCGGAGCTGGCGCGTGGGTCGGCGGACGGCTGAAGCCATGA
- a CDS encoding DUF1289 domain-containing protein, with protein MKQKKKSPCVDVCDFSGPKGWCLGCGRTREECHDWKAMKPYARSVIESELKTRLSRIGQEAAGPASSAELSPRRMPGVRPR; from the coding sequence ATGAAGCAGAAAAAGAAGAGTCCATGCGTGGATGTCTGTGATTTCTCGGGCCCGAAGGGCTGGTGCCTGGGATGTGGGCGCACCCGCGAGGAATGCCACGACTGGAAGGCGATGAAGCCCTACGCCAGGAGCGTGATCGAGAGCGAGCTGAAGACGAGACTGAGCCGGATCGGTCAGGAAGCAGCGGGCCCTGCATCTTCAGCGGAGCTCTCTCCCAGGCGCATGCCCGGCGTACGGCCACGCTGA
- a CDS encoding transcriptional repressor gives MERNTRQRAAILDAISRAGRPLLPREVLAAAQRTTPGLGIATVYRNLKAMLAEGQLNAVELPGENARFEKSGSQHHHHFQCIHCQRVYDVSGCPGDLSRLAPPGFAVDGHELTLYGRCKECL, from the coding sequence ATGGAAAGAAACACGCGCCAGCGCGCTGCGATCCTCGACGCCATCTCGCGTGCCGGTCGTCCGTTGCTGCCCAGGGAAGTCCTCGCCGCCGCGCAACGAACGACGCCCGGGCTCGGCATCGCGACCGTGTATCGGAATCTCAAGGCGATGCTTGCCGAGGGGCAACTCAACGCTGTCGAGTTGCCTGGGGAGAACGCTCGCTTCGAGAAGAGCGGAAGCCAGCATCACCACCACTTCCAGTGCATCCACTGCCAGCGCGTCTACGACGTGAGCGGCTGCCCAGGAGACCTCTCCCGGCTGGCGCCGCCAGGCTTCGCGGTTGACGGCCATGAATTGACGCTGTACGGTCGTTGCAAGGAATGCCTCTAG
- a CDS encoding DUF1826 domain-containing protein encodes MNDPSFLPFHRTAGVGASRFVSDPADLACVFDPEVQVVCLRREPDPDISRRLDLLARQGQLVNGFRTRVPAPEGGPAHGLPDSPLADAVGVDVAGLQELFADLIGCPAMGVRLELISRAMCPRFHVDKVGLRLLCTYRGAATEWLDDRAADRGKPGAGADWPADPSSGLAQDAAGILQAAPFDLVLLKGCAWPGNERLGAIHRSPAVTADEAPRVLLAIDGLWMDD; translated from the coding sequence GTGAACGATCCGTCTTTCCTGCCCTTCCATCGCACGGCAGGCGTTGGTGCATCCAGGTTCGTTTCAGATCCTGCCGATCTGGCATGCGTGTTCGATCCCGAAGTCCAGGTGGTGTGCCTCAGGCGCGAGCCTGACCCGGACATATCACGGCGCCTCGATCTTCTTGCCCGCCAGGGGCAACTCGTGAACGGCTTCCGAACCCGGGTGCCTGCGCCTGAGGGTGGCCCCGCGCACGGCCTGCCGGACAGTCCACTGGCCGACGCTGTCGGGGTGGACGTCGCGGGCCTGCAGGAACTTTTCGCGGACCTGATCGGCTGTCCCGCCATGGGCGTTCGGCTCGAGTTGATCAGCCGGGCCATGTGCCCTCGATTCCATGTCGACAAGGTCGGACTGCGCCTGTTGTGCACGTATCGGGGCGCGGCGACCGAGTGGCTGGATGATCGTGCGGCCGATCGCGGAAAACCCGGCGCAGGCGCGGACTGGCCGGCCGACCCGTCTTCCGGCCTGGCACAGGATGCGGCGGGGATTCTTCAAGCCGCACCTTTCGACCTCGTGCTGCTCAAGGGCTGTGCCTGGCCAGGCAATGAGCGCCTGGGCGCCATCCATCGGTCCCCTGCAGTGACCGCCGATGAGGCGCCACGCGTGCTCCTTGCAATCGATGGATTGTGGATGGACGACTGA
- a CDS encoding PepSY domain-containing protein codes for MKRWLILLHRWLGVAFCLLFATWFASGVVMIYVPYPRLTEPERVGGLLPLNAEAVRILPAQALSAAGLVEFPREARLGMLLERPVYRFLDWSGRWSVVDASSGALIAGVDAEVASLVASAFAARSGSGADPSGIKRIHNDQWTVPQVLDAHRPLYRVAMADAPGTVLYVSGRTGEVVRDTTRNERFWNWLGSVPHWIYPTILRERPEAWRQTVIWVSAGALAAAATGAVLGVWRMRWRRRASGGVLSPYRGWMAWHHWTSLVFALFIVAWIASGLLSMNPGRVFATPTPTRDALVAFSGIRGLEALAWSAVDVSATDGARSRSGRCDGPGAPSASTAPTAEIDLAFVSGTMWLIERSVVGTTRAIRAGQPCTALPAIPVSTLVEAATSLMPGYRIVEWSMLDRYDTYHYSRRGLRVLPVLRVRFDDPAATWYHIDPATGRVVDRMDRSRRAYRWLFNALHSLDFPGLYAYRPLWDVVIVSASAGGLAASITAVAIGWRRLRGPRRVARREARGP; via the coding sequence ATGAAGCGCTGGCTGATCCTGCTGCACCGGTGGCTGGGTGTCGCGTTCTGCCTGTTGTTCGCGACCTGGTTTGCTTCGGGCGTGGTCATGATCTATGTCCCTTACCCGCGATTGACCGAGCCTGAGCGTGTCGGCGGCCTGCTCCCACTGAACGCCGAGGCCGTGCGTATCCTGCCTGCGCAGGCCTTGTCCGCAGCGGGCCTGGTGGAGTTTCCGCGCGAGGCGCGTCTGGGCATGTTGCTGGAGCGGCCGGTTTACCGTTTCCTGGACTGGAGCGGTCGCTGGAGCGTGGTGGACGCGAGCAGCGGCGCACTGATTGCTGGCGTCGACGCCGAGGTCGCGTCGCTTGTGGCCAGTGCCTTTGCAGCGCGCTCGGGGAGTGGCGCGGATCCTTCCGGGATCAAGCGTATCCACAACGATCAGTGGACGGTTCCCCAGGTCCTCGATGCGCACCGACCGCTGTACAGGGTGGCCATGGCCGATGCGCCGGGTACGGTCCTCTATGTGTCTGGTCGCACAGGTGAAGTCGTGCGTGACACGACACGCAACGAGCGCTTCTGGAACTGGCTTGGATCGGTTCCGCACTGGATCTATCCGACAATCCTGCGTGAACGCCCGGAAGCGTGGCGGCAGACGGTCATCTGGGTATCGGCGGGCGCGCTGGCGGCGGCGGCCACGGGCGCGGTGCTCGGCGTATGGCGCATGCGGTGGCGGCGCCGCGCCAGCGGTGGCGTCCTCTCCCCCTACCGTGGCTGGATGGCGTGGCATCACTGGACCAGCCTCGTGTTCGCCTTGTTCATCGTTGCCTGGATCGCGAGCGGGCTGCTGTCGATGAATCCCGGGCGGGTTTTCGCGACACCGACCCCGACGCGCGATGCCTTGGTTGCTTTCTCGGGCATACGCGGGCTCGAGGCTCTTGCCTGGTCTGCGGTCGATGTGTCAGCGACCGACGGCGCTCGATCACGCAGCGGCAGGTGCGACGGTCCGGGAGCGCCATCTGCGTCTACTGCCCCGACTGCCGAGATCGACCTGGCGTTCGTCTCGGGCACGATGTGGCTGATCGAACGTTCAGTGGTCGGCACCACTCGGGCGATACGCGCTGGGCAGCCCTGCACAGCGCTGCCCGCGATCCCGGTCTCCACGCTCGTCGAAGCCGCGACAAGCCTGATGCCCGGCTACCGGATCGTCGAATGGTCGATGCTCGATCGCTACGACACGTATCACTATTCGCGCCGGGGCTTGCGCGTGCTGCCGGTATTGAGGGTTCGCTTCGATGACCCTGCAGCGACCTGGTATCACATCGATCCGGCGACCGGACGCGTCGTCGACCGTATGGATCGCTCGCGTCGCGCCTACCGCTGGCTGTTCAACGCGCTGCACAGCCTCGACTTCCCCGGCCTGTACGCTTATCGCCCTTTATGGGATGTGGTCATCGTGTCCGCGAGCGCCGGCGGGCTTGCCGCGAGCATCACGGCAGTTGCAATAGGTTGGCGGCGGCTGCGGGGTCCGCGCCGTGTAGCCCGGCGCGAGGCGCGCGGGCCCTGA